CTATATCGCGTGGTAACGGATAACTTTTTTTCTTAAAATCACCGGCAGACGGGATTATATGCTGGTTCTTCCCTATCATTCCCAGTAATTCTATTAAACCGGGCAAAGCATAAACCCCAATATGCCCCAGCGCATCTGAAATTGCTATTTTAGAATAAAGTGCTTTTTCTCCGGCAAGCGCGTTACAAAGCGCCTTTACGGCCGTCTTTTCATTTCTAACACCAAGTATACAGGCTGCAGCAGTACATTCCGGAGCATTAACACTTTTTAACAGCGGTATAAGTTCATCTGTCTTTTTTAATTGGAAAATATTTTCCAGTGCTTTATCCGGATACCCCCGCTTTTTTAATGCCTCAACAGTACTTTTCAACACGCCTCCAATGGCAGCTTCATACCAGGCCTATGAGCCCGGCGTCAAACCTTACATATATTTTTTAAAATAACTTTAGCATTCTTATATTTTCACCATAACCAATTTTTTCATTTTTAAACAGGCGGAGGAAGTGATTTTTTAACAGTATTTTTATATGTTATCTTAAGTAAATCCATTGCTTCTTCAAATTCAGCCGTATTTTTAAAGTTCACATTTGAAATCAGGGCTTTATATCCGTCTTCCATATCAATATCAACAAACCTTGTTGATGATACTTTACGTTCATTCACCGACACCATTTCCCTGAAAAACATTGAAACAGGCTTTGTAATTCCGCTTATAACAATCCTGTCATCGTATATTATCAGTTTTTTCTTTTCGTCCATTCCCGCTTTCGCGGAAATTAAGGAAAGCAGCGCGAAAAATCCGCAGACAGACGCCGCAATGTAATACAGCACCCTTGCCTGAAAAGGGCTAAGTTTGATTACAACGCGTATAACAAGCTCCGATTTTACGGTATATCCAAGCCATGCGGCAGCACCCGCCAACCCCAACAACAATATAGATATCATAATCATCGTCCCCGTATTCTGCCCGTAAGAGTATTCTTTTATAAGTGTCATTTTTGTCCCTTTTTATTAACCCTGCGTTTTTATATATTTTTTAAGCCTTTTAACGGCATCAGCCGTATCGCTTAATATTTTTTCAGCTTCTTTTCTTTTTATTCCAATAACATCCGCGGATTCCAATATTTCTTTTTCCCCCGGCAGCCCCTGCCCAAAAAGTGTTGTCGTGTGCTGGCCGTTAAAGCCATAACTGAAAGTCAGGTCATAAGCAGGCGACAAAGACCACTTTTTATCGCTGTAAATAAAAGAAAAATTCTTTGCGTGGTCATCTCTGTTATGGGACAGTATATTAAATACCATCAGGCGGTAAACTTTAATTACTTCCCTTATATCGCCCGTTAACCTCATGGCGGCTTTCATAAGGTCCGTGTAATCAAGGGAAGGAATTCTGAAATCCGCGTTTAAAAGCC
This window of the Candidatus Goldiibacteriota bacterium genome carries:
- a CDS encoding HEAT repeat domain-containing protein, translating into MKSTVEALKKRGYPDKALENIFQLKKTDELIPLLKSVNAPECTAAACILGVRNEKTAVKALCNALAGEKALYSKIAISDALGHIGVYALPGLIELLGMIGKNQHIIPSAGDFKKKSYPLPRDIAARTITKIGVPALAALESVAVNGTITQVSEAVDAIGFIAFYTKNRRSLKCLIQCMAKNAGNELITWKIIRALESFPCPEVEDILKKIIKSSKNKLLIQEAKRSLKQLTKL